The following coding sequences are from one Gossypium raimondii isolate GPD5lz chromosome 4, ASM2569854v1, whole genome shotgun sequence window:
- the LOC105766671 gene encoding uncharacterized protein LOC105766671, which produces MGSSLLQWESDPLFSAAEVVQDSADRMESIFRLLLHEQNLVEANNYDPKLLTLIGYHSRDLATILETAKWQLEDFERAVISSARMDRSQSREAVIFRHKEFISANEQDKDNLAFFLSGGINNHCYELGDSDIFKRFLDPPAASCSSDAGIVGNECGEIEEVNMNGNAYSSHYYDSLEESNLRKVDSQNSMKLGLNAVNSFQERSCNRNADDGSWYIEAGDSKPKCFFHENKLRGSSSSMNLIGFFNNLWGRRVPSSYTKRLKDGEEEHSPLDIDASHAAQGQHIGLCSALRNHGLQGLHWFLTKVMHLRRRLGACNARFDRFSYLVKVNQRSIKMILAIVFVFTLLGILIFHIA; this is translated from the exons atggGATCAAGCTTGCTTCAATGGGAATCCGACCCCCTATTTTCAGCCGCCGAAGTCGTTCAAGATTCAGCTGACAG GATGGAATCGATTTTTCGCCTTCTTTTGCATGAACAAAATCTTGTTGAAGCTAATAATTATGACCCGAAGCTGCTTACTTTGATTGGGTATCACAGTCGCGATCTTGCTACCATACTTGAAACAGCAAAATGGCAG TTGGAAGATTTTGAACGAGCAGTTATCTCATCAGCTAGGATGGACCGGTCTCAGTCTAGGGAGGCTGTGATTTTTAGACATAAGGAGTTTATTAGTGCT AATGAACAAGATAAAGATAATTTGGCATTTTTCCTTTCCGGGGGGATTAACAATCACTGTTATGAGTTGGGTGATAGTGACATATTTAAAAGATTTCTTGATCCACCCGCGGCATCATGCTCATCAGATGCTGGAAttgttggaaatgaatgtggagAAATTGAAGAAGTGAATATGAATGGTAATGCTTATAGTAGCCATTACTATGATTCTTTGGAGGAGAGTAACCTAAGGAAAGTGGATTCTCAAAATTCTATGAAATTGGGTCTAAATGCAGTGAATTCTTTCCAAGAGAGGTCTTGTAACAGGAATGCTGACGATGGAAGTTGGTATATAGAAGCTGGTGATAGCAAACCTAAGTGTTTCTTCCATGAGAATAAGCTGAGAGGTTCTTCCAGCAGTATGAATCTCATTGGATTCTTCAATAATCTGTGGGGAAGAAGGGTTCCTAGCAGTTATACAAAGCGATTAAAAGATGGGGAAGAAGAGCATTCTCCTTTGGACATTGATGCTTCTCATGCTGCACAG GGCCAGCATATTGGACTATGTTCAGCACTTAGAAACCATGGCCTCCAGGGATTACATTGGTTTCTGACAAAGGTCATGCACTTGAGAAGGAGGCTTGGGGCATGCAATGCCAGATTTGATAGATTTTCATATCTCGTTAAAGTTAATCAGCGGTCCATAAAAATGATACTGGCAATAGTATTTGTCTTCACACTTTTAG GTATATTGATCTTCCATATCGCTTGA
- the LOC105766670 gene encoding uncharacterized protein At5g03900, chloroplastic has translation MASISTCLTLSPKFRLLTSKPQVSLNFPGIQPLTSSSTFSRKSGNFLRPRVSFPVIKASLDVGRNAIRPGGAVETDKLPSDVRKRAMEAVDAFGGRVTVGDVSSKAGLNLNQAQKALQALASDTNGFLEVSDEGDVLYVFPKDYRSKLAAKSFRIKFEPWVDKAKAALEYLIRVSFGTALIASIVLVYTTIIALITSRSDEDNRGRRGGRSYDTGFTFYLSPTDLFWYWDPYYYRRRRLRTDDDERMNFIESVFSFVFGDGDPNQGIEEERWKLIGEYITSNGGVVTAEELAPYLDLPTTKGALSDESYVLPVLLRFDGQPEIDEEGNILYRFQSLQRTASSQRSGRKEYVGRRWSDWVGGIEKFFKEKKWQFSKTSSSERAMVIGLGAINLFGVIILGTMLKDAAIRPSGFINFVMDIFPLLQIYAGSFFAIPLVRWFFIRKRNADIEKRNQIRKLFAQALELPDLSLRRKLLSARDMAQKTVIGPDRIVYSTDRDLVEQDYEAREWDRRFREIEKSD, from the exons ATGGCCTCAATCTCTACTTGCCTTACTCTATCACCTAAGTTTCGTCTCCTAACTTCAAAACCCCAAGTTTCTCTCAATTTTCCGGGAATCCAACCACTAACTTCTTCTTCTACGTTCTCGAGAAAGTCCGGGAACTTTTTGAGACCTAGGGTTTCATTTCCCGTCATTAAGGCAAGTCTTGATGTTGGAAGGAACGCGATTAGGCCTGGAGGTGCGGTCGAGACTGATAAGTTACCCTCTGACGTCAGAAAACGAGCAATGGAGGCCGTTGACGCGTTTGGCGGGAGGGTTACTGTTGGAGATGTTTCGAGTAAAGCTGGGCTTAACTTGAATCAAGCTCAAAAGGCTCTTCAAGCACTTGCTTCCGATACTAACGGTTTCTTGGAG GTTTCAGATGAAGGTGATGTCCTTTATGTCTTTCCAAAAGATTATCGTTCAAAACTTGCTGCCAAGTCATTTAGGATAAAATTTGAACCTTGGGTTGATAAAGCAAAG GCTGCACttgaatatttaattagagTTTCTTTCGGGACAGCACTTATAGCTTCAATTGTTCTTGTTTATACAACAATTATTGCCCTAATCACAAGTAGAAG CGATGAAGACAATCGTGGAAGACGAGGAGGCAGATCATATGACACAGGGTTCACCTTCTACTTGAGTCCAACTGACTTGTTTTG gtaCTGGGATCCATATTATTATAGGAGGCGACGGCTACGAACTGATGATGATGAGAGGATGAACTTTATTGAATCT gttttctcttttgttttcgGGGATGGTGATCCAAATCAAggaattgaagaagaaaggtgGAAGTTG ATTGGAGAATACATAACTTCTAATGGAGGTGTTGTCACAGCTGAAGAACTTGCTCCATATCTTGATTTACCTACCACAAAGGGAGCATTG AGTGATGAGTCGTATGTCTTACCTGTTCTTCTGCGGTTTGATGGCCAGCCAGAAATAGATGAAGAG GGAAATATTCTGTATAGATTTCAGTCTCTGCAGCGGACAGCTTCTTCTCAGAGGAGTGGAAGGAAGGAATATGTAGGAAGAAGATGGAGTGATTGGGTTGGGGGAATTGAGAAATTTTTCAAGGAGAAGAAGTGGCAATTTAG TAAAACAAGCTCATCAGAGAGAGCAATGGTCATTGGTTTGGGTGCGATTAACCTCTTTGGAGTCATAATTCTTGGAACAATGTTAAA AGATGCTGCGATTAGACCGAGtggatttattaattttgtcatgGACATTTTCCCTCTACTTCAG ATCTATGCTGGTTCTttctttgcaattcctttggtTCGGTGGTTCTTCATTCGTAAAAGGAATGCTGATATAGAGAAGAGAAACCAAATAAGAAAACTGTTTGCTCAAGCACTTGAATTGCCTGATCTTTCACTAAGGCGGAAG CTATTGAGCGCTCGAGATATGGCACAAAAAACAGTCATAGGACCAGACCGCATTGTGTATAGTACTGACAGAGACTTGGTTGAGCAAGACTATGAAGCACGAGAGTGGGATAGAAGATTCCGAGAAATTGAGAAGTCAGACTGA